In a single window of the Palaemon carinicauda isolate YSFRI2023 chromosome 10, ASM3689809v2, whole genome shotgun sequence genome:
- the LOC137648571 gene encoding uncharacterized protein, with product MDNAECHMSIHVVEYAIQHGIVIVTLPPHTTAKLQPLDVSVFGPFKSVLRSIQDDFKLSNPHVPITEHMLPGMACKAWDKVCNVTNITNGFRATGIFPVNRNIFPDDAFAGAEVTEQAPPDDDDDLPQTVAAPLTPVPSEPDQPQPGPSGIGRMSPAFSASASRANTPEAALQPRQTPTPTPSSPPIPDVTPEAVQPYPKARPRPAARGRKKIRACILTEDEEALSQLRDKEEKKAAREEKKRRLQEKKRGQEARQAAKRRRSEPVEASSSDEEAIDNPALCDDSSEYSDEIAEELEFDAASYPFVQKEPEVGDFVLVQLLFQGKRSEELVHFVGKVISLEEDWQQLQLDFLRIRSPLLKDTFHFPAIRDVDSVDRSRVLGVLTVSTGTT from the exons atggacaatgccgagtgtcacatgagcattcatgtggttgagtatgcgatacagcatggcatcgtaattgtcacgctgccacctcatactacagccaaactccagccattagatgtaagtgtctttggccccttcaagtctgtcctgcgatccattcaggacgattttaaactttcaaaccctcacgtgcccatcacggaacatatgttgccagggatggcgtgcaaggcctgggacaaggtttgtaatgtcaccaacatcaccaatgggtttcgcgctactggcatctttcccgtcaaccgcaacatctttccagatgatgcgtttgctggggcagaagtcacagagcaggcccctcctgatgatgatgatgatttgccacaaactgttgccgcacccttgacaccagttccatcggagcctgaccaacctcagcctggaccatctggaataggtaggatgtcaccagccttctctgcttcagcgtctagggctaacactcctgaagcagcactccaacctcggcagactccaactccaacaccttcatctcctccaattcccgacgtcactcccgaagctgtgcagccctacccgaaggctcgtccccgccctgctgctagagggcgcaagaagatccgcgcctgcatcctgactgaggatgaggaggctcttagccagctgcgggacaaggaggagaagaaagcagccagagaggagaagaagcggaggttgcaggagaagaagagagggcaggaggcacgacaggcggctaagaggaggaggtctgagccagttgaggcgagcagcagtgatgaggaggctatcgacaatcctgcactctgtgacgactcatctgaatattcagatgagattgcagaagagctcgagtttgatgctgcctcctatccattcgtccagaaggagccagag GTGGGTGACTTTGTCCTGGTCCAGCTTCTCTTCCAGGGGAAGAGGTCTGAGGAGCTTGTCCACTTTGTGGGCAAGGTCATTTCCCTGGAGGAAGACTGGCAGCAGCTGCAGTTGGACTTCCTCAGGATAAGGTCGCCCTTGCTGAAGGACACCTTCCACTTCCCAGCCATCAGGGATGTCGACAGTGTCGACCGCAGCAGGGTGTTGGGGGTCCTCACAGTCAGCACGGGGACCACCTAA